Proteins from a single region of Streptomyces sp. HUAS 15-9:
- a CDS encoding glycoside hydrolase family 18 protein has translation MSIHRRRISGRNKAIGGLVAAAVVGGGAVMFSGIAQAAGVGAAYTKTSDWSTGYTAQYVVTNNSGQTEKSWTLEFDLPAGAKLSSLWNGESSVSGQHVTVKPPKWDTDGLAPGKSVTVGFVVNGTGDPSGCRIDNAKCSADDTATPEPSGRPTQSATPTPTPTHSTTPTPTPTSTPTATASPSQSTGTGTTTSAGFAPYVDTSLYPAFDLLASANETGVKNYNLAFITDGGGCTPKWGGVTDLASDGVANQIGALRAKGGDVRVSFGGASGSELATTCSSADALATAYGKAVDAYKLTKVDFDVEGGALPNTTANTQRAKAIAKLQAQHPNLDVSFTLPVMPEGLTQDGVNLLSNAKSNGVKISTVNIMAMDYGPAYSGDMGTYAEQAATATQAQVKSVLGLSDSAAWKTVAVTPMIGVNDVSSEIFKVDDATQLVNFAKSKGIGWLSMWSATRDKQCAGGTKPTADATCSSITQDKSAFSKAFGAIG, from the coding sequence ATGAGCATCCACCGGCGCAGGATCAGTGGCAGGAACAAGGCGATCGGCGGTCTGGTGGCCGCGGCCGTGGTCGGCGGCGGAGCGGTCATGTTCAGCGGCATCGCGCAGGCCGCGGGTGTCGGTGCCGCGTACACCAAGACCAGCGACTGGTCGACGGGATACACCGCGCAGTACGTCGTCACGAACAACAGCGGCCAGACGGAGAAGAGCTGGACGCTGGAGTTCGACCTGCCGGCCGGCGCGAAGCTCAGCTCGCTGTGGAACGGCGAGTCGAGCGTGAGCGGGCAGCACGTCACCGTGAAGCCCCCCAAGTGGGACACGGACGGCCTGGCGCCCGGCAAGTCGGTCACCGTCGGCTTCGTGGTCAACGGCACCGGCGACCCGAGCGGCTGCCGTATCGACAACGCGAAGTGCTCCGCCGACGACACGGCGACGCCCGAACCCAGCGGCCGCCCGACGCAGTCGGCAACCCCCACCCCGACCCCCACGCACAGCACAACCCCCACCCCCACCCCCACCTCGACTCCGACGGCCACCGCCTCCCCGTCCCAGAGCACCGGCACCGGCACCACCACCTCCGCCGGCTTCGCCCCCTACGTCGACACCTCCCTCTACCCGGCCTTCGACCTGCTGGCGAGCGCCAACGAAACCGGCGTGAAGAACTACAACCTCGCCTTCATCACGGACGGCGGCGGCTGCACGCCCAAGTGGGGCGGGGTCACGGATCTGGCGAGCGACGGCGTCGCCAACCAGATCGGTGCCCTGCGCGCCAAGGGCGGCGACGTCCGCGTCTCCTTCGGCGGCGCCTCCGGCTCCGAACTGGCGACGACCTGCTCCTCGGCGGACGCGCTGGCGACGGCGTACGGCAAGGCCGTGGACGCGTACAAGCTCACCAAGGTCGACTTCGACGTGGAGGGCGGCGCACTGCCCAACACGACGGCGAACACCCAGCGCGCCAAGGCGATAGCGAAGCTCCAGGCGCAGCACCCGAACCTGGACGTCTCCTTCACCCTCCCGGTGATGCCCGAGGGCCTGACCCAGGACGGCGTGAACCTCCTGTCCAACGCCAAGTCCAACGGCGTGAAGATCAGCACGGTCAACATCATGGCGATGGACTACGGCCCCGCCTACAGCGGTGACATGGGCACCTACGCCGAACAGGCCGCCACCGCCACCCAGGCCCAGGTCAAGAGCGTGCTGGGGCTGTCCGACAGCGCGGCCTGGAAGACGGTCGCCGTGACCCCGATGATCGGCGTCAACGACGTCTCCTCCGAGATCTTCAAGGTCGACGACGCCACCCAACTGGTCAACTTCGCCAAGTCCAAGGGCATCGGCTGGCTGTCGATGTGGTCGGCGACCCGCGACAAGCAGTGCGCAGGCGGCACCAAGCCCACCGCGGACGCGACCTGCAGCTCCATCACCCAGGACAAGTCCGCCTTCTCGAAGGCGTTCGGGGCGATCGGCTGA
- a CDS encoding phosphatase PAP2 family protein, translating into MPQTETPGTEVSPRTRLRWWTELPLILLVYGCYSAGRLLARGDVSGAVDHGLAILRIEKALYLNAEHPLNRLFTREAWLGVPADFWYASLHYLVTPVILVWLFRKRTQFYRAARTWLMTSTFIGLIGFTLLPTCPPRLLASGHGFVDTMAQYSSYGWWGGEASAPRGMGGMTNQYAAMPSLHVGWALWCGVMLWRHGGTRAAKAFGVAYPLLTAIVVMGTANHYSLDAVAGIAVMGVGLLLAPYVMRAVDLLRARLSSRTPVVTALSGGSGSSIVGAGSSIVSGGCQTSAGERIPRQREERIGSATEPDASSTDAGDGAAAAAR; encoded by the coding sequence ATGCCGCAGACCGAGACACCGGGCACCGAGGTGTCCCCGAGGACACGGCTGCGCTGGTGGACCGAGCTGCCGCTGATCCTCCTGGTGTACGGCTGCTACTCGGCCGGCCGTCTGCTGGCCCGGGGCGACGTCTCCGGCGCCGTGGACCACGGCCTGGCGATCCTGCGCATCGAGAAGGCCCTGTACCTCAACGCCGAGCACCCGCTCAACCGGCTGTTCACCCGCGAGGCATGGCTCGGCGTACCGGCCGACTTCTGGTACGCGTCGCTGCACTACCTGGTCACGCCCGTGATCCTGGTCTGGCTGTTCCGCAAGCGCACGCAGTTCTACCGCGCCGCCCGCACCTGGCTGATGACGTCCACGTTCATCGGTCTGATCGGCTTCACGCTGCTGCCGACCTGCCCGCCCCGGCTCCTCGCGTCGGGCCACGGCTTCGTCGACACGATGGCCCAGTACAGCTCGTACGGCTGGTGGGGCGGCGAGGCCAGCGCCCCGCGGGGCATGGGCGGCATGACGAACCAGTACGCGGCCATGCCGAGCCTGCACGTGGGCTGGGCCCTGTGGTGCGGTGTGATGCTGTGGCGTCACGGCGGCACACGCGCGGCGAAGGCCTTCGGCGTCGCCTACCCGCTGCTGACCGCGATCGTGGTCATGGGCACCGCCAACCACTACTCCCTCGACGCGGTCGCGGGCATCGCCGTGATGGGCGTCGGCCTGCTGCTCGCGCCGTATGTGATGCGCGCCGTGGACCTGCTCCGGGCCCGGCTGTCCTCGCGCACCCCGGTCGTCACGGCACTCTCCGGCGGCTCGGGCTCCTCGATTGTCGGCGCAGGTTCCTCGATTGTCAGTGGCGGATGCCAGACTTCCGCGGGTGAGCGAATTCCACGGCAGCGCGAGGAGCGGATCGGATCCGCGACCGAGCCGGACGCCTCTTCCACCGACGCGGGGGACGGCGCTGCGGCAGCGGCTCGCTGA
- a CDS encoding response regulator transcription factor, with translation MASVLVVEDDQFVRSALIRHLTDASHTVRSVGTALEALREVAHFHFDVVILDLGLPDLDGSEALKMLRGITDVPVIIATARDDETEVVRLLNAGADDYLTKPFSVEHLSARIAAVLRRARASAADVPPSAVIRVGGLSVDPLRRQAELDGIRLDLTRREFDLLAFLAGRPGVVVPRKELLAEVWQQSYGDDQTIDVHLSWLRRKLGETAARPRYLHTLRGVGVKLEPPGEAEPAR, from the coding sequence ATGGCAAGTGTGCTCGTGGTCGAGGACGACCAGTTCGTACGCTCGGCGCTCATCCGGCATCTGACCGACGCCTCGCACACCGTGCGCAGCGTCGGTACGGCACTGGAGGCGCTGCGCGAGGTCGCCCATTTCCATTTCGACGTGGTCATCCTGGACCTCGGACTGCCCGATCTGGACGGCTCCGAGGCCCTGAAGATGCTGCGCGGCATCACCGACGTGCCGGTCATCATCGCCACCGCCCGGGACGACGAGACGGAGGTCGTCCGGCTGCTGAACGCCGGGGCGGACGACTATCTCACCAAGCCGTTCTCCGTCGAGCACCTGTCGGCGCGCATCGCCGCCGTCCTGCGCCGCGCCCGCGCGTCCGCGGCCGACGTCCCGCCGTCGGCCGTCATCCGCGTCGGCGGCCTGAGCGTCGACCCGCTGCGCCGCCAGGCCGAACTCGACGGCATCCGGCTCGATCTGACCCGCCGCGAGTTCGACCTCCTCGCCTTCCTGGCCGGCCGCCCTGGAGTCGTCGTCCCGCGCAAGGAACTGCTCGCCGAGGTCTGGCAGCAGTCCTACGGCGACGACCAGACCATCGACGTCCATCTGTCCTGGCTGCGGCGGAAGCTGGGCGAGACGGCGGCGCGGCCGCGCTATCTGCACACCCTGCGCGGTGTCGGCGTGAAGCTGGAGCCACCCGGGGAAGCGGAGCCGGCGCGATGA
- a CDS encoding GH1 family beta-glucosidase encodes MSEPITSVTFPPAFLWGAATSAYQIEGAVREDGRTPSIWDTFSHTPGRTAAGETGDIAVDHYHRYRDDVALMAELGLTAYRFSISWSRVQPTGRGPAVQVGLDFYRRLVDELLAHGIRPAITLYHWDLPQELEEAGGWPERDTAHRFAEYAQIVGEALGDRVEQWITLNEPWCSAFLGYGSGVHAPGRTEPAAALKAAHHLNLAHGLGASALRSVMPARNSVAVSLNSSVVRTLSQDPADLAAGRKIDDLANGVFHGPMLHGAYPRTLFEATAQITDWSYVRDGDLRTINQPLDALGLNYYTPTLVSDIESADTSGRRADGHGASDHSPWPGADDVAFLQTPGERTEMGWTIDPTGLHDLIMRYSREVPGLPLYVTENGAAYDDKPDPDGRVHDPERIAYLHGHLSAVRRAITDGADVRGYYLWSLMDNFEWAYGYGKRFGAVYVDYATLARTPKSSARWYARAARTGSLPPLEPTA; translated from the coding sequence ATGTCTGAGCCCATTACCTCCGTGACCTTTCCTCCCGCCTTCCTCTGGGGCGCCGCGACCTCCGCGTACCAGATCGAGGGGGCGGTGCGGGAGGACGGCCGCACGCCCTCGATCTGGGACACCTTCAGTCATACGCCGGGCAGGACCGCCGCCGGTGAGACCGGTGACATCGCTGTCGACCACTACCACCGCTACCGCGACGACGTGGCGCTGATGGCGGAGCTGGGCCTGACCGCGTACCGGTTCTCCATCTCCTGGTCGCGGGTGCAGCCGACGGGCCGGGGGCCGGCGGTGCAGGTGGGCCTGGACTTCTACCGGCGTCTGGTGGACGAGCTGCTCGCCCATGGCATCCGGCCCGCGATCACCCTCTACCACTGGGACCTGCCGCAGGAGCTGGAGGAGGCGGGCGGCTGGCCGGAGCGGGACACGGCTCACCGCTTCGCCGAGTACGCGCAGATCGTCGGTGAGGCGCTCGGCGACCGGGTGGAGCAGTGGATCACGCTCAACGAGCCGTGGTGCAGCGCCTTCCTGGGGTACGGCTCGGGTGTGCACGCCCCGGGCCGTACCGAGCCGGCGGCCGCGCTGAAGGCCGCGCACCACCTCAATCTGGCCCACGGGCTGGGCGCTTCGGCACTCCGCTCGGTGATGCCCGCCCGTAACTCGGTCGCGGTGAGCCTCAACTCCTCGGTGGTGCGCACGCTTTCCCAGGACCCCGCGGACCTGGCGGCCGGCCGGAAGATCGACGACCTGGCCAACGGCGTCTTCCACGGCCCGATGCTGCACGGCGCCTATCCGCGGACGCTGTTCGAGGCGACGGCACAGATCACCGACTGGTCGTACGTCCGCGACGGTGACCTGCGCACCATCAACCAGCCGCTGGACGCGCTGGGCCTGAACTACTACACCCCGACGCTGGTCTCCGACATCGAGTCGGCGGACACGTCCGGCCGCCGCGCGGACGGACACGGCGCGAGCGACCACTCCCCCTGGCCGGGCGCGGACGACGTGGCCTTCCTCCAGACGCCGGGCGAGCGCACCGAGATGGGCTGGACGATCGACCCGACGGGCCTGCACGACCTGATCATGCGCTACTCGCGGGAGGTGCCCGGCCTGCCCCTGTACGTCACCGAGAACGGCGCGGCCTACGACGACAAGCCCGACCCGGACGGCCGCGTCCACGACCCCGAGCGCATCGCCTATCTGCACGGCCATCTGTCGGCGGTCCGCCGCGCCATCACGGACGGCGCGGACGTGCGCGGCTACTACCTGTGGTCCCTGATGGACAACTTCGAGTGGGCGTACGGCTACGGGAAGCGCTTCGGCGCGGTGTACGTGGACTACGCGACGCTGGCACGGACCCCGAAGTCGAGCGCACGCTGGTACGCCCGAGCGGCCCGAACGGGCTCACTGCCGCCGCTGGAGCCCACGGCCTGA
- a CDS encoding sensor histidine kinase, translated as MRWALVKVCLAVTTMVVVAFAVPLGLVIKEMARDRAFSNAEREAAAVAPALSITTDRDKLERVVASAGADSGMAVHIPAVDTAAAVDIGRQRAANRDISTVRRLGRASTTEVPGGSTLLQPVALSSGAIAVVEVYVPESEVSNGVGTAWAVLAGVGIALIVGSVAVADRLGVRMVQPAQRLVESAHELGEGKLGARVPEEGPNELRLAAVAFNSMADQVVQLLANERELAADLSHRLRTPLTVLRLNTASLGEGPAAEQTRAAVAQLEREVDTIIRTAREAKPQTAAAGPGAGCDAAEVVRERMGFWSALAEDEGRKWRVAGVERPVRIPVARADLAAALDALLGNVFRHTTEGTAFAVDVHNGEDAVIVLVSDAGPGIPDPEAAMARGRGSGTDGSTGLGLDIVRRLAESTGGDVRIGSSVLGGTEVRIWIQLGGREPVRRGHRGAVRRRRSGKLVSTFNRSRSLP; from the coding sequence ATGAGATGGGCACTGGTCAAGGTCTGTCTGGCGGTCACCACGATGGTCGTGGTCGCCTTCGCCGTACCGCTCGGGCTCGTCATCAAGGAGATGGCCCGGGACCGCGCCTTCTCCAACGCCGAGCGGGAGGCCGCGGCGGTCGCTCCCGCGCTGTCCATCACCACCGACCGCGACAAGCTGGAGCGGGTGGTCGCCTCGGCGGGCGCCGACTCCGGGATGGCGGTGCACATACCGGCCGTGGACACGGCGGCCGCCGTCGACATCGGCCGGCAGCGAGCCGCGAACCGGGACATCTCGACCGTGCGCCGGCTGGGCCGCGCCTCCACCACCGAGGTGCCGGGCGGCTCCACGCTGCTCCAGCCGGTCGCGCTGAGCTCCGGCGCGATCGCCGTCGTCGAGGTGTACGTCCCCGAGTCCGAGGTCAGCAATGGCGTCGGCACGGCCTGGGCGGTCCTTGCCGGGGTCGGCATCGCGCTGATCGTCGGCTCGGTCGCGGTCGCCGACCGGCTGGGTGTGCGTATGGTGCAGCCCGCGCAGCGGCTGGTCGAGAGCGCGCACGAGCTGGGGGAGGGGAAGCTCGGGGCGCGGGTGCCGGAGGAGGGGCCGAACGAACTGCGGCTGGCGGCGGTGGCGTTCAACTCCATGGCCGACCAGGTCGTACAACTCCTGGCGAACGAGCGTGAGCTGGCGGCGGACCTGTCCCACCGTCTGCGCACGCCGCTCACCGTCCTGCGGCTGAACACGGCCTCGCTCGGCGAGGGACCAGCCGCGGAGCAGACCCGGGCCGCCGTCGCCCAGCTGGAGCGCGAGGTCGACACGATCATCCGTACGGCACGGGAGGCCAAGCCGCAGACCGCCGCGGCCGGGCCCGGTGCCGGGTGCGACGCGGCCGAAGTGGTCCGGGAGCGGATGGGGTTCTGGTCTGCGCTCGCCGAGGACGAGGGCCGCAAGTGGCGGGTGGCCGGGGTCGAGCGGCCGGTGCGGATACCCGTGGCCCGCGCCGACCTGGCCGCCGCGCTCGACGCGCTGCTCGGCAACGTCTTCCGGCACACCACGGAGGGCACGGCCTTCGCGGTGGACGTGCACAACGGCGAGGACGCGGTGATCGTGCTGGTCTCGGACGCGGGTCCCGGCATACCCGACCCCGAGGCGGCGATGGCCCGCGGCCGCGGCTCCGGCACCGACGGCTCGACCGGCCTCGGCCTGGACATCGTGCGCCGGCTCGCCGAGTCGACGGGCGGGGACGTGCGGATCGGCTCGTCCGTCCTCGGTGGCACCGAGGTGCGCATCTGGATCCAGCTGGGCGGGCGCGAACCGGTGCGCAGGGGACACCGGGGGGCCGTGCGCCGCCGCCGTTCCGGCAAATTGGTCTCTACCTTTAACCGGTCCCGATCCCTTCCTTAA
- a CDS encoding histidine phosphatase family protein: MAPRILLARHGQTEWSLSGKHTGRTDVPLLDEGRRGAKLLGERLHRAPFDGLPGVEVRTSPLARARETCELAGFGGRAEVWDTLMEWDYGAYEGMTPEDIQAVRPGWLIWRDGVPEGETLAEVTARADEVVAWARSADRDVLVFAHGHILRSIGARWLGLPLDFAARIRLNPTSLSILGWAYGAPALETWNDLGHMTA, encoded by the coding sequence ATGGCACCGCGCATCCTGCTGGCCAGGCACGGACAGACCGAGTGGTCGCTGTCCGGCAAGCACACCGGCAGGACCGATGTGCCCCTCCTGGACGAGGGGCGGCGGGGTGCCAAGCTCCTCGGCGAGCGGCTGCACCGGGCGCCGTTCGACGGCCTGCCCGGCGTCGAGGTGCGCACCAGCCCGCTGGCACGCGCGCGTGAGACGTGCGAACTCGCCGGGTTCGGCGGGCGCGCAGAGGTCTGGGACACGCTCATGGAGTGGGACTACGGCGCCTACGAGGGCATGACCCCCGAGGACATCCAGGCCGTCCGGCCCGGCTGGCTGATCTGGCGCGACGGTGTCCCCGAGGGCGAGACCCTCGCCGAGGTGACCGCGCGGGCGGACGAGGTGGTCGCCTGGGCCCGCTCCGCCGACCGCGACGTCCTGGTCTTCGCCCACGGGCACATCCTGCGCTCCATAGGCGCGAGATGGCTGGGCCTGCCCCTCGACTTCGCGGCCCGCATCCGCCTCAACCCCACGTCCCTGTCGATACTGGGCTGGGCCTACGGAGCCCCGGCCCTCGAAACCTGGAACGACCTGGGCCACATGACCGCATAG
- a CDS encoding carbohydrate ABC transporter permease — protein sequence MTTSELTIPQAAKGTSDRRPGRRRVMGAGKQLHAGPVTYVVLVVFALVSLAPLVWTAVAASRTDRRLAETPPPLWFGGNLFKNLQAAWDQAGLGTAMFNSTLVAGAITVSTVLFSTLAGFAFAKLRFRFSGFLLLLTIGTMMIPPQLAVVPLYLWMSDLGWSNQLQTVILPSLVTAFGTFFMRQYLVQALPSELIEAARVDGASSIRIVWHVVFPAARPAMAVLGLLTFVFAWNDFLWPIIALNQQNPTVQVALNSLGTGYVPDQAVIMAGALLGTLPLLIAFLLFGKQIVGGIMQGAIKG from the coding sequence ATGACGACCAGTGAACTGACGATTCCGCAGGCGGCGAAGGGCACCTCCGACCGCAGGCCCGGGCGCCGCAGGGTGATGGGCGCGGGCAAGCAGCTGCACGCCGGTCCGGTCACCTATGTCGTGCTGGTCGTGTTCGCGCTCGTCTCGCTGGCGCCGCTGGTGTGGACGGCGGTGGCCGCCTCGCGCACCGACCGCAGGCTGGCCGAGACGCCGCCGCCGTTGTGGTTCGGCGGCAATCTGTTCAAGAACCTCCAGGCCGCCTGGGACCAGGCGGGGCTCGGCACCGCGATGTTCAACTCCACGCTCGTCGCGGGCGCGATCACCGTCTCCACGGTGCTGTTCTCCACGCTCGCCGGCTTCGCCTTCGCCAAGCTGCGGTTCCGGTTCTCGGGCTTCCTGTTGCTGCTGACCATCGGCACGATGATGATCCCGCCGCAGCTGGCCGTCGTACCGCTGTATCTGTGGATGTCGGACCTGGGGTGGTCGAACCAGTTGCAGACGGTGATCCTGCCGAGCCTGGTGACCGCGTTCGGCACGTTCTTCATGCGGCAGTACCTGGTGCAGGCGCTGCCGTCCGAGCTGATCGAGGCGGCCCGGGTGGACGGGGCCAGCAGCATCCGGATCGTGTGGCACGTCGTGTTCCCCGCGGCACGGCCGGCGATGGCCGTACTCGGCCTGCTGACCTTCGTGTTCGCCTGGAACGACTTCCTGTGGCCGATCATCGCCCTGAACCAGCAGAACCCGACCGTGCAGGTCGCGCTCAACTCGCTCGGTACCGGCTATGTCCCGGACCAGGCGGTCATCATGGCGGGCGCGCTGCTCGGCACCCTGCCGCTGCTCATCGCCTTCCTCCTGTTCGGCAAGCAGATCGTGGGCGGGATCATGCAGGGCGCGATCAAGGGCTGA
- a CDS encoding spermidine synthase has protein sequence MGKSRNQRRRSAAAEAVTETVDGGLAQLIPDPDRSRAWTLLIDGAPQSHVDLDDPSYLFFEYQRRLGHVIDLVAPPGRPVHAVHLGGGAFTLARYVAATRPRSTQQVVERDASLVQLVRRELPLDPGARIRVRSVDAREGLAKVPDGWADLVIADVFSAARTPAHLTSTEFLDEVRRALNPTGVYAANLADGPPLAHLRGQIATAAARFTELALVADPAVLRGKRFGNAVLVASDRPLPLAELTRRAASDPHPGRVEHGRQLTDFTGGAVPVTDEAAVASPAPPPSVFR, from the coding sequence GTGGGCAAGTCCAGGAACCAGCGTCGCAGGTCGGCCGCCGCCGAGGCCGTCACGGAGACCGTCGACGGAGGGCTCGCGCAGCTCATACCCGATCCCGACCGGAGCCGGGCCTGGACCCTGCTGATAGACGGCGCCCCGCAGTCGCACGTCGACCTCGACGACCCTTCCTATCTCTTCTTCGAGTACCAGCGGCGGCTCGGACACGTCATCGACCTGGTCGCCCCGCCCGGCAGACCCGTGCACGCCGTGCACCTCGGCGGAGGCGCCTTCACCCTCGCCCGGTATGTCGCCGCCACCCGCCCCCGCTCCACCCAGCAGGTCGTCGAGCGCGACGCGAGCCTCGTCCAACTGGTCCGCCGAGAGCTCCCGTTGGATCCCGGTGCCCGGATCCGGGTGCGCTCGGTGGACGCCCGCGAGGGCTTGGCCAAGGTGCCGGACGGCTGGGCGGACCTGGTCATAGCCGATGTGTTCAGCGCGGCCCGCACCCCCGCCCACCTCACCTCGACCGAGTTCCTCGACGAGGTCCGCCGCGCACTGAACCCCACCGGCGTCTACGCCGCCAACCTCGCCGACGGACCGCCGCTCGCCCATCTGCGCGGCCAGATCGCCACCGCGGCCGCCCGGTTCACCGAACTCGCCCTGGTCGCCGACCCGGCCGTGCTGCGCGGCAAGCGGTTCGGCAACGCGGTCCTCGTCGCCTCCGACCGCCCGCTGCCGCTCGCCGAACTGACCCGCCGGGCCGCCTCGGACCCGCACCCCGGCCGGGTCGAACACGGCCGACAGCTCACCGACTTCACCGGCGGCGCCGTACCTGTGACGGACGAGGCGGCCGTGGCCTCCCCGGCCCCACCGCCCTCCGTGTTCCGCTGA